The Mangifera indica cultivar Alphonso chromosome 19, CATAS_Mindica_2.1, whole genome shotgun sequence nucleotide sequence AGATCCCAAAAGCTTTTCTTATAAGGTTCCATATCCATTGCAAATCCTATGCATGTGCTTGAGGATGACCCAGATTGTTAACTGCTACAACTAACACtaagaacataaaaaaaaacaagtatcAGAAACTTCTGAGATGTGGCTGGGGGATTCTCGAGCTCcaaatcttttcttcttttctcttttaagaaAAAAGTGCAACAGGATACCTGAGCTTCcaaattgaaaatgaataacAGTCAGTTTAGTGGAAGCTGCTGAAAGCGAAGCAACACTTGTTATTAAACTTCTGACTTGCTAATGGTGAATTCCCAAGCTAAAAGTTCCATAAAGTTCAAGTACCATCAACAAATTTTGGCAATACTACCACATCATTTCTCTCGCAAACATCGAGGCACATCTCCCAGGGCTACCTTATACACTTCACAAAGCCATTATGGCTGTAGCTTTCAGAAGCCCTTTCTAGGGAGAAGAGCTACTGGAAGGGACGAAATCGAGCTGAAGGAAGTGCGTAGCATGATCTACAGATTTATAATGTAGGGAAATGCCGATAGCTTTTACAGAGCTCAAAAATTGTCAAGAGTATGAATTGACACTACTATTGAAAGAAGGCTAACTGAATACTGAAATTCAGTCACAGTAGTCTATTTGAAAAACACATTCCAAAAGATCTCTCAATCTAAAATAGTTTCCTTCTTTATTCCCTTATGATAGTAGTCTATATCCATAGAGAGAGCTATTTGAAAAACACATTCCAAAAGGTCTCTCAATCTAACATAGTTTCCTTCTTTATTCCCTTCTGATATAACAGATTATATGAATTAATGAGTTTCAGACTAAGAAGGATTTGAGAGAGCAATTCACTGGATGTTTATCATATCTCATGTAAAAAGGAGGAATAGATGTTCATTGTACATAAGTTTTACATCAAGTCCAAATAGATCTATAAACTCAGCACTAATGCagactaaaaaaaaaacccctttGAACCCCAAAAATCCCTTGAAAGAAAGGATGAAAATTTAGGGATCAATCAATATTACAGGGCAACCCAGTGAGAACTAACTACATTATGAATGAAGCACATGCTTAGGTGTACTCTTCACTGCTTTTTCATCATGTCCAACCTCCATTGCATTCATCACAGACATACTTTACACTCTGTTCTTGTTGATTGAAACACCTGTGCAACAATGGCAAGATTGACTCACAACCTTGCTAAGGGATTATTGGCAAATGTTGGCAAAAATGCCAGCATATAGACTGCAGATTAATGGTTTCACAATATGGAAATAACTCAGAAGAAATCCACTTTATGATGCTTCTTCATGTAAACTCATCAGTCAGATTGAACTTCTTTAGTATACACAAGGTAGAAAAGGGTACCTTAAGAACCCCAGTGAGCTCAATTTGGAATTCTGTTCAATCCCAGAAGCACCTTCGTCCATTGGGAATGAAGTGCGTTAAAAAAGGAAGTGCCGTGTGCAAATCAACATTTTGCCCCTTTTTTCACTGTATGGTTTTTGTAAGCTTACACTTTGAAAGGAATATAGTAGCTGAGTAATTTAAACTACACAATTTCAAGAGCTCAGCAGACCGCTGCTTCAATACAGGACTGCAACCACTCTGTATTACTAGAAGTAGCTTAGCTGCCAAACCTGCATCCACAGCAAGTGAAGCACATTCATCTGGTGCAAGCTTGCAAACTGTCCATAAAATTGACAAGGCAAACTGGGTACAATTCTCTGAAACTCTCATTAACAGTTTGACCAGATTTGGTATTGTATTAGGGCAATCTTTCAAAGCCAATCCTCCCTCAGGAACCGTTGACAAAACCTCTAATACATAAAGGGCAAACTCCAGACACTCGTTACTCAAACTGGGCAATATCTCTACCAACAGAGGAACTGCTCCAATGCTGACAAGTGAGTTCCTAACTGAATCATATGAACAAATTGTCTTGAGCAAGCCAAGTCCCGCCAGAACCCCATTTTGGTGCCTCTTATCCTTCACTAATCTCAACAAACCAACCAAAAGACTCAAGCTAGACATTTTTTCAGAACCATGATCATTGGCTTCCATTAAAACTTCAATCAACCTTGTGCAATTAACCTTTGTTTCAATTGTTCCCTCGTTTAGCATATCCACCATTAAGGATATCTTTGCTGGCGGCATCAGATTCTTCTTTGATTCCACATCGAGATCCAAGTTGACCAGAATCCCAATTACTTCTGACCCAACAGCATGAGTAGTGAAAGGTCCCAACAAAAGAGAAATCAAACTAACGCCATTATTAACTACAACCGCCTTTTTTGCTGTGGAATGAACAGCCACAAGCTGCCTAAGCTCTTTAAGAGCCTGAACTCTAGCTTGGCCTTTAACCTTCTTTAAAGTTTCCAAAATCTCCACAGTACGTCCTTGAACATCCTCCGATTTCTTCTTCATTGAAGCATATTTACGGGAGAACCAGGCGTAAATAAGCTGCTGAAGAGTCTTATTAGGAGTGACTGAATCGTCCCAGAGCTCTTGCATTGTAGTAGGGCAAGTGTAATGACCCAGAGAGAACCATTTCAAAATGTTGGATCTCTCATAGGTCTGGCCGGTGCAGAGAGTCACGGGTTCGAGCATCGGGTCTAAAGAAATTGGACAAATAAACACAGATGGCACATCAATTGATTCCAGCTCTTGTATCATCTTCTTCAGATCCAGTTTGTCTGCAACACCAGCACAAACTGGACCATAAGTATCACCGCCTAAAATGCCATCTTTCACGGCTGTTTCTAGATCTAGTACTTGGCCACCACCACCATTAATGTCAAGCTTGGTTGGGTGATACATGGGCAGGCTTTAGATACCCTACCAGGGTAGAAGAGCAGAGAAAGTTGTGTTCAACAACTAGTTGTTAATAGATTTCGAAGCAAGCAAAAGACATCTACTACTATACTACACTACACAGGAAGTCTGTTGTAGGAAAGGAAAAGTAAGATACAAAAAGGGGGATTGGAAGAGTGTCTTTATCTT carries:
- the LOC123203695 gene encoding U-box domain-containing protein 30-like, with protein sequence MYHPTKLDINGGGGQVLDLETAVKDGILGGDTYGPVCAGVADKLDLKKMIQELESIDVPSVFICPISLDPMLEPVTLCTGQTYERSNILKWFSLGHYTCPTTMQELWDDSVTPNKTLQQLIYAWFSRKYASMKKKSEDVQGRTVEILETLKKVKGQARVQALKELRQLVAVHSTAKKAVVVNNGVSLISLLLGPFTTHAVGSEVIGILVNLDLDVESKKNLMPPAKISLMVDMLNEGTIETKVNCTRLIEVLMEANDHGSEKMSSLSLLVGLLRLVKDKRHQNGVLAGLGLLKTICSYDSVRNSLVSIGAVPLLVEILPSLSNECLEFALYVLEVLSTVPEGGLALKDCPNTIPNLVKLLMRVSENCTQFALSILWTVCKLAPDECASLAVDAGLAAKLLLVIQSGCSPVLKQRSAELLKLCSLNYSATIFLSKCKLTKTIQ